The proteins below come from a single Harpia harpyja isolate bHarHar1 chromosome 2, bHarHar1 primary haplotype, whole genome shotgun sequence genomic window:
- the FGFBP2 gene encoding fibroblast growth factor-binding protein 2 yields the protein MFRWKEASLCTKPLNCEQPLTAFTFLDRVAQGSQSTPLTMKSFALLFLVVICGMGGLGQKVKPKKRSNGEEINFRTKNKDVCTMSMSGDEEMKLRIECRSQGMSYWCEFTGKPSVCRAFRNNPKIYWNQIAVELRKLPHACESTQVLKTTMCQKAPTEALMKQIAAGMEPEDLANQDKSVQKTSTSMRGAGKSSVKKLGKPPILPLIKPTQHGQGSENETEAMKLAREHCWESLHGFCSYIIGIFRG from the coding sequence ATGTTTCGCTGGAAAGAGGCTTCTTTGTGCACCAAGCCTTTAAATTGTGAGCAGCCACTTACTGCTTTCACTTTTTTGGATCGTGTTGCTCAAGGATCTCAGTCAACTCCTCTCACCATGAAGagttttgctcttcttttcctaGTAGTGATCTGTGGCATGGGAGGATTGGGACAGAAGGTGAAGCCAAAGAAAAGAAGCAATggtgaagaaataaattttcGGACTAAAAACAAAGATGTTTGCACAATGAGCATGAGTGGGGATGAGGAGATGAAACTTAGAATTGAATGCAGAAGCCAAGGCATGTCCTACTGGTGCGAATTCACTGGCAAGCCATCAGTCTGTCGTGCTTTCAGAAACAATCCAAAGATTTACTGGAATCAGATTGCTGTGGAACTTAGAAAGCTCCCGCATGCTTGTGAATCCACACAAGTGTTGAAGACCACCATGTGCCAAAAGGCTCCCACAGAGGCCCTCATGAAGCAAATAGCTGCTGGTATGGAGCCAGAAGATCTAGCAAACCAGGACAAATCAGTCCAGAAAACTTCCACTTCTATGAGGGGAGCAGGGAAAAGCTCTGTTAAGAAACTAGGGAAACCTCCAATACTGCCTCTGATAAAACCAACCCAACATGGTCAAGGGTCTGAAAACGAAACGGAAGCAATGAAACTGGCGCGGGAACATTGCTGGGAATCCCTGCATGGTTTCTGCTCCTACATTATTGGCATCTTTAGAGGTTAA